The Gemella haemolysans genome includes a region encoding these proteins:
- a CDS encoding NADH-dependent flavin oxidoreductase, with the protein MESKLLTPVKLANGIELENRFVLSPMTTNSSTAEGFITEEDLLYAKRRKNTAPLQITGAAYINLEGQLFEYGFSVHDDACIPGLTEMAKAMQSGGAKAILQLTHAGRFANHYVTTNKRAVGPSYMELNSPVEHIVYPLSIEDIQKIKEDYKRAASRAIAAGFDGIEISSAQRLLLQTFFSTFSNERHDEYGVDTLENRSRFILEVFEEVYEVIKKEAPADFIFGYRATPEETRGEEVGYTVEEFNQLTDWLLERVPLSYMAIASWGQNIYLNTVRAEGPHQGRLINEIVYKHLNGRIPLIASGGINTVEKCEVAILHADMIGLSSPFVAEPDFVEKLKANHIEDINLDVGVEDIERLAIPKAAFKDIVLMMDYGKSLPQHTRDEFRKLEENY; encoded by the coding sequence ATGGAATCAAAATTATTAACACCTGTTAAACTGGCTAATGGAATAGAACTTGAGAATCGTTTTGTTCTTTCTCCGATGACTACAAACTCATCTACCGCAGAAGGCTTCATTACAGAAGAAGATCTTCTTTACGCTAAAAGACGAAAAAATACAGCCCCCTTACAAATTACCGGCGCTGCTTATATAAATCTAGAAGGACAACTTTTTGAATATGGTTTTAGTGTACATGATGATGCATGTATTCCAGGTTTAACTGAAATGGCGAAGGCTATGCAGTCTGGTGGAGCAAAAGCTATCTTGCAACTTACTCATGCAGGTCGTTTCGCTAATCACTATGTTACTACTAACAAACGCGCCGTCGGTCCAAGTTATATGGAATTAAACTCGCCTGTAGAACACATCGTTTATCCTCTTTCTATAGAAGATATACAAAAAATAAAAGAAGACTATAAGCGTGCAGCAAGTCGTGCAATCGCAGCTGGTTTCGATGGTATTGAGATATCTAGTGCTCAACGTCTTTTACTACAAACATTCTTTTCTACCTTCTCAAATGAACGCCACGATGAATACGGAGTAGATACACTAGAAAATCGCTCACGTTTCATCCTTGAAGTTTTTGAAGAAGTATATGAAGTAATTAAAAAAGAAGCTCCAGCAGACTTTATCTTCGGTTATCGTGCAACACCTGAAGAAACTCGCGGTGAAGAAGTTGGTTATACTGTAGAAGAATTTAATCAGCTTACCGACTGGTTATTAGAAAGAGTACCACTATCATACATGGCAATCGCAAGCTGGGGACAAAATATTTATCTAAATACAGTACGAGCAGAAGGTCCACATCAAGGAAGACTTATTAACGAAATAGTCTATAAACACTTAAATGGAAGAATACCATTAATCGCTTCAGGTGGAATCAACACTGTGGAAAAATGTGAAGTTGCAATTTTACATGCTGATATGATTGGTTTATCTTCTCCATTTGTTGCAGAACCAGATTTCGTTGAAAAACTAAAAGCAAATCATATAGAAGATATAAATCTGGATGTTGGTGTTGAAGATATAGAGCGCTTAGCTATTCCAAAAGCGGCATTTAAAGACATCGTCCTTATGATGGACTATGGTAAAAGTTTACCCCAACATACTAGAGACGAGTTTAGGAAATTAGAAGAAAATTATTAA
- the nagB gene encoding glucosamine-6-phosphate deaminase, protein MKYLVFNSKKEASQEAYKIIKSLIDENSTLGLATGSTPTDLYEEMIADYKAGNFSYKNIKSYNLDEYVGISYDHPESYHKFMDTNLFDHVDINKENTHVPDASAEDLEKALKSYQEELNNTQIDVQILGVGSNGHIGFNEPGTSFEAGVHVVDLKQETIEANSRFFNNDINLVPKQAVTMGIKDIMRAKHIILLAFGKAKQQAIKSLIEGEEITENIPCTVLKNHPSVYVLVDKEADFK, encoded by the coding sequence ATGAAATATTTAGTTTTTAATTCTAAAAAAGAAGCTTCACAAGAAGCATATAAAATTATTAAAAGTTTAATAGATGAAAATTCAACATTAGGACTTGCGACTGGATCAACTCCAACAGATTTATACGAAGAGATGATCGCTGATTATAAAGCTGGAAACTTTAGCTATAAAAATATTAAATCTTATAACTTAGATGAGTATGTTGGAATTAGCTATGATCACCCTGAAAGTTATCATAAATTCATGGATACTAATTTATTCGATCATGTTGATATAAATAAAGAAAATACACACGTTCCTGATGCTAGTGCTGAAGACTTAGAAAAAGCTCTTAAATCATATCAAGAAGAGCTAAATAACACACAAATCGATGTCCAGATCCTTGGTGTTGGATCTAATGGACACATTGGTTTTAATGAACCAGGAACATCATTTGAAGCTGGAGTACACGTTGTTGATTTAAAACAAGAAACAATCGAAGCAAACTCTAGATTCTTTAATAACGATATTAACCTAGTACCAAAACAAGCTGTAACAATGGGAATTAAAGACATTATGCGCGCAAAACATATTATCTTATTAGCGTTTGGAAAAGCAAAACAACAAGCGATAAAAAGTTTAATAGAAGGTGAGGAAATAACTGAAAATATTCCTTGTACCGTTCTAAAAAATCACCCTAGTGTTTATGTACTAGTAGATAAAGAAGCAGACTTTAAATAA
- a CDS encoding MsnO8 family LLM class oxidoreductase: MKLSILDYAIVDEGKTALEAIEESTELARLAEKLGYSRFWMAEHHQVPALASSSPELLMLHLLQNTEKIQIGTGGIMIPHYTPYKISEWIKLLSALYPNRVNLGIGNNPGTKVVQKLMNTMPITRDEYNESCTELLELLTGNEILVQPPEAKVGLMWLLSTSEKSANLAAELGQNYVYGLFFNQAVDYIETAKRCLQTYRTKMIDQQKTPQDIVAVFIAIGEDEQEAKDLVRCLDVWLLGKKEFTEFDRFPSIETAKEYEIAEIDKEKVEKNRTRLVWGTKDVVVEKLRDLATELELEELMCIPLVPTIERRKNIIEILAKELMEKEEKN; this comes from the coding sequence ATGAAACTTAGTATTTTAGATTATGCTATTGTGGATGAAGGGAAAACTGCATTAGAAGCTATAGAAGAGAGTACAGAATTAGCCCGTTTAGCTGAAAAACTAGGTTATAGTCGTTTTTGGATGGCTGAACATCATCAGGTACCAGCACTTGCGAGCAGTAGCCCAGAACTACTTATGTTGCACCTTTTACAAAATACAGAAAAAATACAAATAGGTACAGGTGGAATAATGATTCCTCATTATACACCATATAAAATTAGCGAATGGATTAAACTTCTTAGTGCACTATATCCAAATAGGGTGAATCTAGGAATAGGTAATAATCCTGGAACTAAAGTAGTTCAAAAACTGATGAATACGATGCCTATAACACGAGATGAATACAATGAAAGTTGTACAGAATTACTGGAGCTTCTTACGGGAAATGAAATATTAGTGCAACCACCAGAAGCAAAGGTTGGTCTAATGTGGTTACTATCAACTAGTGAGAAAAGTGCGAATCTAGCCGCAGAATTAGGGCAAAACTATGTTTATGGTCTATTCTTTAATCAAGCTGTAGATTATATAGAAACAGCAAAAAGATGTTTACAAACTTATCGTACTAAGATGATTGATCAACAAAAAACACCACAAGATATTGTCGCGGTATTTATAGCGATTGGAGAAGATGAACAAGAGGCGAAAGACTTGGTACGTTGTTTAGATGTATGGCTTCTTGGTAAGAAAGAATTTACAGAATTCGACAGATTTCCTAGTATAGAAACAGCAAAAGAGTATGAAATTGCTGAAATTGATAAAGAAAAAGTAGAAAAGAATAGAACACGTTTAGTTTGGGGTACGAAGGATGTTGTAGTAGAAAAACTTAGAGATTTAGCTACAGAATTAGAGTTGGAAGAACTTATGTGTATACCTTTAGTACCAACTATAGAAAGAAGAAAAAATATTATAGAGATTTTAGCAAAAGAGCTAATGGAAAAAGAGGAGAAAAATTAA
- the nagA gene encoding N-acetylglucosamine-6-phosphate deacetylase, with product MLIKSKKVWSSGQFLPLILEIEDKKITAVYDYNAFEKVDYDFGTNRVLPGFIDVHTHGAYGYDTNDVNEEGLRNWTKNVVSEGVTSFLPTTITQTEEVLLKAVANVAKVYEEGYEGAEILGIHFEGPYLDVEKRGAQPLSCIQTPSVEQFKKFQAASKNLIKLITIACEKDVDYKLTKYLVNQGIRVSLGHSACNYKESYLAFANGASSQTHVYNGMVGFHHRDGGQVGFALRARDAYGEIICDGIHSTTDALNTYFTAKGRDHGIMITDSLCAKGCGRGSYIFGGENMEIYEDGSAHRDDGRLAGSTLRVIDGLRVLIEDALVPVDAAINSCTKNPAEMLGFADRKGKLKVGYDADVVVISPEYEVLTTFARGKEVYKKED from the coding sequence ATGTTAATAAAAAGTAAAAAAGTTTGGTCGAGCGGACAATTTCTTCCTCTTATTTTAGAAATAGAAGATAAAAAAATAACTGCCGTTTATGACTACAATGCATTCGAAAAAGTAGATTATGATTTTGGAACTAACCGTGTTTTACCTGGATTTATAGATGTTCATACACATGGTGCTTACGGTTATGATACTAATGATGTTAATGAAGAGGGACTTCGTAATTGGACAAAAAATGTCGTTTCTGAAGGTGTAACATCATTCTTACCTACTACAATTACACAAACTGAAGAAGTTCTTCTAAAAGCTGTCGCTAATGTTGCTAAAGTATACGAAGAAGGATATGAAGGAGCTGAAATCTTAGGTATTCACTTCGAAGGACCTTATCTTGATGTAGAAAAACGTGGTGCTCAACCGTTAAGTTGTATTCAAACACCAAGTGTTGAACAATTTAAAAAATTCCAAGCAGCTAGTAAAAACTTAATTAAACTTATTACTATCGCTTGTGAAAAAGATGTTGATTATAAGCTTACTAAATATTTAGTAAACCAAGGTATTCGTGTAAGTTTAGGTCACTCAGCTTGTAATTATAAAGAAAGTTATCTTGCATTCGCCAATGGTGCGTCATCTCAGACTCACGTTTATAACGGTATGGTTGGTTTCCATCACCGCGATGGTGGTCAAGTAGGATTTGCTCTACGTGCGCGTGATGCATATGGAGAAATTATTTGCGACGGTATCCACTCTACTACAGATGCTCTTAACACATATTTCACAGCAAAAGGGCGTGATCATGGAATTATGATTACTGACTCTCTTTGTGCAAAAGGTTGTGGCCGTGGCTCTTACATCTTCGGTGGAGAAAATATGGAAATATATGAAGATGGTAGTGCTCACCGTGACGATGGTCGTCTTGCAGGTTCTACACTTAGAGTTATCGATGGTCTACGCGTCTTAATAGAAGATGCTTTAGTACCAGTTGATGCAGCAATTAACTCTTGTACAAAAAACCCTGCTGAAATGTTAGGTTTTGCCGATCGTAAAGGTAAACTTAAAGTAGGTTACGATGCTGATGTTGTTGTTATTAGTCCTGAATACGAAGTACTAACAACATTCGCGCGTGGTAAAGAAGTTTATAAAAAAGAAGATTAA
- a CDS encoding L-lactate dehydrogenase: MKAKNRKVVLIGAGMVGMSFAYQLYSSGLCEELGLIDFFAEKAEGEAMDLNHGGALVPPIKVTSGGYEQCADADVIVIAGGLPQKPGETRLDLVDKNIKVVKDMSEQIVASGFDGVIVIASNPVDVLTNALQKFTGFPRNRIVGSGTTLDSSRFRYILGDKLGLAPSSVRGYIIGEHGDTQLAAWSNVNVYGKQFDKFLETSKYTKEDFADVEEKVMRAAYEVINRKRATYYAIGLALFTIVKAILRDENVELAVSGYCDGHYGIDGLYIGTPAIVGREGVREVVELDLTEEETAKMQHSAKVLKETLEKAYASLEA, encoded by the coding sequence ATGAAAGCGAAAAATAGAAAAGTTGTTTTAATAGGAGCAGGAATGGTAGGGATGAGCTTTGCTTATCAATTATATTCAAGCGGACTTTGTGAAGAACTAGGATTAATCGACTTCTTCGCTGAAAAAGCTGAAGGTGAAGCAATGGACCTTAACCACGGTGGAGCTTTAGTACCACCTATTAAAGTAACTTCAGGTGGATATGAACAATGTGCTGATGCAGACGTTATCGTAATCGCTGGAGGTCTTCCACAAAAACCAGGTGAAACTCGTCTTGACCTAGTTGACAAAAACATTAAAGTTGTTAAAGACATGTCAGAACAAATCGTTGCTTCTGGATTCGATGGAGTTATCGTTATTGCATCTAACCCAGTAGACGTATTAACTAACGCTTTACAAAAATTCACTGGATTCCCAAGAAACAGAATCGTTGGATCTGGTACAACTCTTGACTCTTCAAGATTCCGTTACATCTTAGGAGACAAATTAGGATTAGCACCAAGCAGTGTTCGTGGATATATCATTGGGGAACACGGAGACACTCAACTTGCTGCATGGAGTAACGTAAATGTTTACGGAAAACAATTCGATAAATTCTTAGAAACTTCTAAATACACTAAAGAAGATTTCGCTGATGTAGAAGAAAAAGTTATGCGTGCTGCATACGAAGTAATCAACCGTAAACGTGCTACTTACTATGCAATCGGACTTGCATTATTCACAATCGTTAAAGCTATATTACGTGACGAAAACGTTGAGCTTGCAGTAAGTGGATACTGTGATGGACACTACGGAATCGACGGATTATATATCGGAACTCCAGCTATCGTTGGACGCGAAGGTGTTCGTGAAGTAGTAGAATTAGACTTAACTGAAGAAGAAACAGCTAAAATGCAACACTCTGCTAAAGTATTAAAAGAAACTTTAGAAAAAGCATACGCATCTTTAGAAGCATAA
- a CDS encoding cyclically-permuted mutarotase family protein, with translation MCTQLNWTNIATVAAQKGYENNIGTAGLVKGVLGNKLIFGGGANFPGGLPVDGGVKVNHKDVYLYEETSEGVTLLDQIQFDYPLAYGPSAVHNDTLYYIANKTETSSEILAFTVVYNKLKVEVVDTLPLTVENVIAKVYNNKLYFGIGSINGSNNNELYAYDLATKKFEVISEFPGKLRNQAVSYVYNNELYVYGGGAGETYNDGFKLNLETKEWTQLADVLIDNEEVSLLGADWAPLNDHELLAIGGFNKDVWKDAVFNLTTLQGEDHAKYRDAYFRRPVSDYKWNKKELVYNLKENRWYQLGEIPFEAPCGHALLATNNNIYSIMGEIKPAERKPYIHRTKK, from the coding sequence ATGTGTACACAATTAAATTGGACAAATATAGCTACTGTAGCGGCTCAAAAAGGCTACGAAAATAATATAGGTACAGCAGGATTAGTTAAAGGAGTATTAGGTAATAAACTAATCTTCGGTGGTGGAGCTAACTTCCCAGGTGGACTACCTGTAGATGGAGGAGTCAAAGTAAATCATAAAGATGTATATCTATATGAAGAAACGTCTGAAGGAGTAACACTATTAGATCAAATTCAATTCGACTATCCTTTAGCATATGGACCAAGTGCAGTACATAACGACACTTTATACTACATCGCGAATAAAACTGAAACATCATCAGAAATTTTAGCATTCACTGTTGTTTATAACAAATTAAAAGTTGAAGTAGTCGACACTCTTCCACTTACTGTAGAAAATGTTATCGCAAAAGTTTACAATAATAAACTATACTTTGGTATTGGATCTATTAACGGATCAAATAATAATGAACTTTATGCATATGATTTAGCAACTAAGAAATTTGAAGTAATTTCAGAATTTCCTGGGAAATTACGTAATCAAGCTGTAAGCTACGTATACAATAATGAACTTTATGTATACGGTGGCGGTGCTGGTGAAACTTATAACGATGGCTTTAAACTTAACTTAGAAACAAAAGAATGGACTCAGCTAGCTGATGTATTAATCGATAATGAAGAAGTATCTCTATTAGGTGCTGATTGGGCTCCATTAAACGACCATGAACTTCTAGCAATCGGTGGTTTCAATAAAGATGTTTGGAAAGACGCAGTATTTAACTTAACAACATTACAAGGTGAAGATCACGCAAAATATCGCGATGCATACTTCAGACGTCCTGTAAGTGATTATAAGTGGAATAAAAAAGAATTAGTATATAACTTGAAAGAAAATCGCTGGTATCAATTAGGAGAAATTCCTTTCGAAGCACCTTGTGGACATGCATTGCTAGCCACTAATAACAATATTTACTCAATCATGGGTGAGATTAAACCAGCTGAACGAAAACCATATATCCATAGAACAAAAAAATAA
- a CDS encoding CynX/NimT family MFS transporter: MTKKSNSILIILGVIFLSLILRTPITSVGAILGPLKSILDINNTVAGFITTIPLIAFAIFSPMVAKLSNKAGLEKTLLLAVVTISIGLALRFYINTYVFFLTTFIIGVGITVGNVLLPGLVKKYYPEKLGLMTGFYAVVMNVGAAVAAGISYPILSTNIGGEKFSTGLAVNIWLVIAVINIFVYTAMSKNSRVSEVKDSHEKVHGYFKHSKVWTIMLSMGLQSALFYCSVSWFSEIMISKGFTPETAGLLLSISQFAQFPSTFIVPILADKLHNKLIIPVIITIGYLVSLVGMLYTSGNFATMLIFIIIFALAGGGSFSYVMYLFSAKSRNEREAADISGLAQSGGYLLAAVFPPLLGYIRDISDWNKGLYVLILTAAVLLVTLVHCSSKGNIIEK, from the coding sequence ATGACAAAAAAATCGAATAGTATATTAATTATACTTGGTGTTATCTTTTTAAGTCTTATATTAAGAACACCTATAACATCAGTTGGGGCAATATTAGGTCCATTAAAATCTATATTAGATATAAATAATACAGTGGCAGGATTTATTACAACAATCCCATTAATTGCTTTTGCAATTTTTAGTCCTATGGTAGCAAAACTTTCAAACAAAGCTGGATTAGAAAAAACATTATTATTAGCTGTTGTTACAATAAGTATCGGATTAGCGTTAAGATTTTACATTAATACGTATGTATTCTTTCTTACGACATTTATAATTGGAGTAGGAATAACTGTAGGTAATGTACTATTACCAGGATTAGTAAAAAAATACTATCCAGAAAAATTAGGACTTATGACAGGTTTTTATGCAGTTGTTATGAATGTAGGAGCTGCAGTTGCGGCTGGTATTAGCTACCCAATCTTAAGTACAAATATCGGTGGAGAAAAATTCTCAACAGGTCTTGCTGTTAATATTTGGTTAGTAATAGCTGTAATTAATATTTTTGTATACACAGCAATGTCGAAAAATAGCCGTGTAAGTGAAGTGAAAGATAGTCATGAGAAAGTACATGGATATTTTAAACATTCGAAAGTGTGGACTATTATGCTAAGTATGGGGCTGCAATCAGCACTATTTTATTGTAGTGTTTCTTGGTTTTCAGAAATAATGATTAGTAAAGGTTTCACGCCAGAAACTGCAGGATTATTATTATCAATAAGCCAATTTGCACAATTTCCATCAACATTTATCGTACCGATTTTAGCAGATAAACTACATAATAAACTAATTATTCCTGTAATTATTACTATAGGATACTTAGTATCATTAGTAGGAATGTTATATACAAGTGGAAATTTCGCAACAATGTTAATCTTTATTATTATCTTTGCCTTAGCTGGAGGAGGATCATTCTCTTATGTAATGTATCTATTCTCTGCTAAATCAAGAAATGAAAGAGAAGCGGCTGATATTTCAGGGTTAGCTCAATCAGGAGGATATTTATTAGCTGCAGTATTCCCACCATTATTAGGATACATTAGAGATATTTCAGATTGGAATAAAGGATTATATGTATTAATTTTAACTGCTGCGGTATTATTAGTGACACTAGTACACTGTAGTTCAAAAGGGAATATAATAGAAAAATAA
- a CDS encoding LacI family DNA-binding transcriptional regulator: protein MTITIYDVAKEAKVSMATVSRVVNNNPNVKEDTRLRVQEVIKKLRYTPNAVARGLASKKTTTIGIVLPDIADLSSAEIVSGIESVANMYKYNIILANSCDDKEIEKNIFASFVSKQVDGIIYLGHSLSDSSKNYLQDIQIPVVLAGNLGTDSDFYAVNIDYEKAAYDVTKEFLAKGSKKISLVIDKYESQKTQRLIKGYKDALASEKVEFKPQNIIDGYRTYKESNKLYKALSNIDSEVVITMFDEVALAIMQQALDLGISIPGDLQILSLENTKLINMTRPKISSVFQPIFDIGAVSMRVLTKIIDIEKAKRKGEEIDEVELEEFNVQENEMNLPYRIVHRQTTK from the coding sequence ATGACAATAACGATATATGACGTAGCAAAAGAAGCAAAAGTATCGATGGCGACAGTTTCAAGGGTTGTTAATAATAATCCAAATGTAAAAGAAGATACAAGACTACGTGTACAAGAGGTTATCAAAAAATTAAGATATACACCTAACGCTGTTGCCAGAGGACTAGCTAGTAAAAAAACAACAACTATTGGTATAGTATTACCAGATATTGCAGATTTATCTTCTGCAGAAATAGTTAGTGGTATAGAATCAGTAGCTAATATGTATAAATATAACATTATTTTAGCAAACTCATGTGATGATAAAGAAATTGAAAAAAATATCTTCGCTTCATTTGTAAGTAAACAAGTAGATGGAATTATTTACTTAGGTCATTCACTATCAGATAGTTCAAAAAATTACTTACAAGATATTCAAATACCAGTAGTTTTAGCAGGTAACCTAGGAACAGATTCTGATTTCTATGCAGTAAACATTGATTATGAAAAAGCAGCATACGATGTAACGAAAGAATTTTTAGCAAAAGGATCTAAAAAAATTTCATTAGTAATAGATAAATACGAAAGCCAAAAAACTCAAAGACTGATAAAAGGATACAAAGATGCCCTTGCTTCAGAAAAAGTAGAGTTTAAACCACAAAACATAATTGATGGATATAGAACATATAAAGAAAGTAATAAACTATATAAAGCATTAAGTAATATCGATTCAGAAGTAGTAATTACTATGTTTGATGAAGTAGCACTAGCTATAATGCAACAAGCACTAGATTTAGGTATAAGTATTCCAGGTGATTTACAAATCCTTTCATTAGAGAATACAAAACTAATAAATATGACAAGACCGAAAATTTCTTCAGTATTCCAACCAATATTTGATATCGGTGCAGTATCAATGCGTGTACTAACAAAAATAATTGATATTGAAAAAGCAAAACGTAAAGGTGAAGAAATAGATGAGGTAGAATTAGAAGAATTTAATGTACAAGAAAATGAAATGAATCTACCTTATAGAATAGTTCATAGACAAACTACAAAATAG
- a CDS encoding KUP/HAK/KT family potassium transporter translates to MDKSRLTFLGVIITIGIIFGDIGTSVLYVMKSFVRSSDAMMSENLVLGFVSLIFWVMTLQTTTKYVLIALKADNHGEGGVFSLFALIKNKTKRGVVLLAMIGGATLLADGIITPAITVTSAVEGLHDIIPAINTNDVIILVLIIFIFIFSFQRFGTKKIGSLFGPIMSLWFLSLFFWGIKSIGTRPEILKAINPKYAFNLLITYPGVFVLLGAVFLCVSGAEDLYVDLGHCGRKNVRMAWFAVKVCLLANYFGQAAYLLSTNYSSEKNPFFAIVPESFVVFQVILATLAAIIASQSLITGSFTLISEAIKLNLFPKLIIKYPTELKGQVYVSAVNIILFICSSCVVIFFRTSSNMEAAYGLSISITMFVTTLLLSIYLYKVKAKKIFAVIFLMFFGIEELFFLYANSLKFVNGGYITVFIALLIFIIMFIWYRGTEIKERESQYLTVKNYTKQLLQLSMDKSVPKYATNLVYLTGAKREEDVDYAVLYSILNKQPKRANVYFFVHINVIDKPYKREYKVTKFSDKKILKITFNLGFREHQRVNMFMHQVIDDLLMNKELELQPTKYNLRGKAETVGDFRFVLIEEVLGNSNGLSSFDNFIMGLRLKLKKITVTPEKWFGLDTSVITKEAVPLNVVQTKVKRLTRIQ, encoded by the coding sequence ATGGATAAATCAAGATTGACTTTTCTTGGTGTAATAATAACTATTGGAATAATATTTGGAGACATAGGGACCTCGGTACTTTATGTAATGAAATCATTCGTCCGTAGTAGTGATGCTATGATGAGTGAAAATCTCGTATTAGGATTCGTTAGTTTAATATTTTGGGTAATGACCTTACAGACGACGACTAAATATGTATTAATCGCATTAAAGGCGGATAACCATGGTGAAGGTGGAGTATTCTCATTATTTGCTTTAATAAAAAATAAAACTAAACGAGGAGTTGTTCTCTTAGCGATGATAGGCGGAGCAACACTTCTTGCGGACGGAATAATAACACCAGCAATTACAGTGACATCAGCTGTTGAGGGATTACATGATATAATCCCAGCTATAAACACAAATGATGTGATAATTCTAGTATTGATAATTTTTATCTTTATCTTTTCATTTCAAAGATTTGGAACGAAAAAGATAGGATCGCTATTTGGTCCTATAATGAGTTTATGGTTTTTATCTCTATTTTTCTGGGGAATAAAATCAATAGGTACTAGACCAGAAATATTAAAAGCTATTAATCCAAAATACGCATTTAATTTATTAATTACATACCCAGGAGTATTCGTCTTATTAGGGGCGGTATTTTTATGTGTATCAGGTGCAGAGGATTTATATGTGGACTTAGGTCACTGTGGACGAAAAAATGTTAGAATGGCTTGGTTTGCGGTTAAAGTATGTTTACTTGCGAATTATTTCGGTCAAGCAGCGTATTTATTATCGACAAATTACAGTTCAGAAAAAAATCCATTCTTTGCGATAGTTCCAGAGAGTTTTGTAGTATTTCAAGTAATACTAGCAACATTAGCTGCGATAATAGCGAGTCAAAGTTTAATAACAGGATCTTTCACATTAATCTCAGAGGCGATAAAACTAAACCTATTCCCAAAATTAATAATAAAATATCCGACAGAATTAAAAGGACAGGTTTATGTATCTGCGGTTAATATAATACTATTTATCTGCAGTAGCTGTGTCGTAATATTCTTTAGAACAAGTAGTAATATGGAAGCAGCGTACGGTTTAAGTATTAGTATAACAATGTTTGTAACTACATTATTATTAAGTATTTACTTGTACAAAGTTAAAGCTAAAAAAATATTTGCTGTAATCTTCTTAATGTTTTTTGGAATAGAAGAATTATTCTTCTTATATGCGAATAGTTTAAAATTTGTAAATGGTGGATACATTACGGTATTCATAGCGTTACTAATATTTATAATTATGTTTATCTGGTATAGAGGAACAGAGATAAAAGAGAGAGAAAGTCAATATTTAACTGTGAAAAATTATACAAAACAATTACTTCAGTTAAGTATGGATAAAAGTGTACCGAAATATGCAACAAACTTAGTATACTTAACAGGTGCGAAAAGAGAAGAAGATGTGGATTATGCAGTATTGTACTCTATATTAAACAAACAACCGAAAAGGGCGAATGTCTACTTTTTCGTACATATTAACGTTATAGATAAACCATATAAAAGAGAGTATAAAGTTACTAAATTTAGCGACAAAAAAATACTTAAAATCACTTTTAACTTAGGATTTAGAGAACACCAAAGAGTAAATATGTTTATGCATCAAGTAATAGATGATTTGTTGATGAATAAAGAATTAGAACTACAACCTACTAAGTACAACTTAAGAGGTAAAGCTGAGACGGTCGGAGACTTTAGATTCGTACTGATTGAAGAGGTACTAGGTAATAGTAACGGTTTATCATCATTCGATAACTTCATTATGGGACTAAGATTAAAACTGAAAAAAATAACGGTAACCCCGGAAAAATGGTTTGGATTAGATACTAGTGTTATAACGAAAGAAGCGGTACCGTTAAATGTAGTGCAGACTAAGGTGAAAAGATTAACAAGAATTCAATAA